A region from the Cuculus canorus isolate bCucCan1 chromosome 14, bCucCan1.pri, whole genome shotgun sequence genome encodes:
- the LOC104054854 gene encoding ADP-ribosylhydrolase ARH1 isoform X1: MEETVPSVEAYEAAMVLSGVGDALGYRGARWEYCTSGAQIHAELAELGGLEAITLEPPEWPVSDDTILHLATAEGLATGLEDELLLQELAHRYVTAMGDMEGRKPGPTSILGTSQLRPGEPKGYCIPFNPSGTGCGAAMRSLAIGLRYPHAWELPTLIRVSIESGRMTHHHPTGYLGALAVALFGALGARGEPPECWGAELMRVLPLAWDYVESAGVAVADNAAAWPFFGDVWHRYLESRKLLEGHSPPQMPSLPTPAERDVAYLGWALDGWAGRSGHDAPMVALEALLTAGGSWEDLCARGVLHGGDNDSTGTIAAGCWGLRWGLTSIPPGLHCRLEHRGRLRDAAHRLHALAWGRH, encoded by the exons ATGGAGGAGAC GGTGCCCTCGGTGGAAGCCTACGAAGCAGCCATGGTGCTAAGCGGGGTTGGGGATGCACTTGGGTACCGGGGGGCCCGTTGGGAGTACTGCACCTCAGGAGCCCAGATCCACGCTGAGCTGGCTGAGCTTGGGGGGCTAGAGGCCATCACCCTGGAGCCCCCCGAATGGCCCGTCAGTGATGATACCATCCTCCATCTCGCCACTGCCGAGGGCCTAGCCACAG gCCTGGAGGATGAACTCCTCCTGCAGGAGTTGGCTCATCGCTATGTGACTGCCATGGGTGACATGGAGGGGCGCAAACCAGGGCCCACCAGCATCCTGG gcACCTCGCAGCTGCGGCCTGGGGAACCCAAGGGCTATTGCATCCCCTTCAACCCCAGCGGCACTGGCTGCGGGGCTGCCATGCGTAGCCTGGCCATCGGCCTCAG GTACCCGCATGCCTGGGAGCTGCCAACGCTGATCCGAGTGAGCATCGAAAGCGGGCGCATGACCCACCACCATCCCACTG GATACCTTGGGGCGCTGGCAGTGGCTCTCTTTGGGGCACTGGGTGCTCGGGGGGAGCCCCCAGAGTGCTGGGGCGCCGAGCTGATGCGGGTCCTGCCCCTTGCATGGGACTACGTGGAGAGTGCTGGGGTGGCTGTGGCGGACAATGCTGCCGCCTGGCCCTTCTTCGGGGACGTCTGGCACCG GTACCTGGAATCCCGGAAGCTTTTAGAGGGTCACAGCCCACCACAGATGCCATCCCTTCCGACACCAGCCGAGCGGGATGTGGCATACCTGGGCTGGGCACTGGATGGGTGGGCAGGGCGCAGTGGCCATGATGCGCCTATGGTGGCCTTGGAGGCCTTGCTGACAGCTGGTGGAAGCTGGGAGGACCTGTGTGCCAGGGGAGTGCTGCATGGTGGGGACAACGATTCAACAGGGACCATCgctgctgggtgctgggggctgcggTGGGGGCTGACGTCCATCCCTCCTGGGCTCCACTGCCGCCTTGAGCACCGTGGTCGGCTGCGTGATGCTGCCCACCGTCTCCACGCGCTGGCCTGGGGGAGACATTGA
- the LOC104054854 gene encoding ADP-ribosylhydrolase ARH1 isoform X2 translates to MEETVPSVEAYEAAMVLSGVGDALGYRGARWEYCTSGAQIHAELAELGGLEAITLEPPEWPVSDDTILHLATAEGLATGLEDELLLQELAHRYVTAMGDMEGRKPGPTSILGYLGALAVALFGALGARGEPPECWGAELMRVLPLAWDYVESAGVAVADNAAAWPFFGDVWHRYLESRKLLEGHSPPQMPSLPTPAERDVAYLGWALDGWAGRSGHDAPMVALEALLTAGGSWEDLCARGVLHGGDNDSTGTIAAGCWGLRWGLTSIPPGLHCRLEHRGRLRDAAHRLHALAWGRH, encoded by the exons ATGGAGGAGAC GGTGCCCTCGGTGGAAGCCTACGAAGCAGCCATGGTGCTAAGCGGGGTTGGGGATGCACTTGGGTACCGGGGGGCCCGTTGGGAGTACTGCACCTCAGGAGCCCAGATCCACGCTGAGCTGGCTGAGCTTGGGGGGCTAGAGGCCATCACCCTGGAGCCCCCCGAATGGCCCGTCAGTGATGATACCATCCTCCATCTCGCCACTGCCGAGGGCCTAGCCACAG gCCTGGAGGATGAACTCCTCCTGCAGGAGTTGGCTCATCGCTATGTGACTGCCATGGGTGACATGGAGGGGCGCAAACCAGGGCCCACCAGCATCCTGG GATACCTTGGGGCGCTGGCAGTGGCTCTCTTTGGGGCACTGGGTGCTCGGGGGGAGCCCCCAGAGTGCTGGGGCGCCGAGCTGATGCGGGTCCTGCCCCTTGCATGGGACTACGTGGAGAGTGCTGGGGTGGCTGTGGCGGACAATGCTGCCGCCTGGCCCTTCTTCGGGGACGTCTGGCACCG GTACCTGGAATCCCGGAAGCTTTTAGAGGGTCACAGCCCACCACAGATGCCATCCCTTCCGACACCAGCCGAGCGGGATGTGGCATACCTGGGCTGGGCACTGGATGGGTGGGCAGGGCGCAGTGGCCATGATGCGCCTATGGTGGCCTTGGAGGCCTTGCTGACAGCTGGTGGAAGCTGGGAGGACCTGTGTGCCAGGGGAGTGCTGCATGGTGGGGACAACGATTCAACAGGGACCATCgctgctgggtgctgggggctgcggTGGGGGCTGACGTCCATCCCTCCTGGGCTCCACTGCCGCCTTGAGCACCGTGGTCGGCTGCGTGATGCTGCCCACCGTCTCCACGCGCTGGCCTGGGGGAGACATTGA